The following coding sequences lie in one Haemorhous mexicanus isolate bHaeMex1 chromosome 10, bHaeMex1.pri, whole genome shotgun sequence genomic window:
- the XRN1 gene encoding 5'-3' exoribonuclease 1 isoform X5, producing MGVPKFYRWISERYPCLSQVLKEHQIPEFDNLYLDMNGIIHQCSHPNDDDVHFRISEDKIFANIFHYLEVLFRIIKPRKVFFMAVDGVAPRAKMNQQRGRRFRSAKEAEDKIKKALEKGETLPTEARFDSNCITPGTEFMARLNEHLKYFVNMKISTDKSWQGITVYLSGHETPGEGEHKIMEFIRSEKAKPHHDPNTRHCLYGLDADLIMLGLTSHEAHFALLREEVRFGGKKAQRVCAPEETTFHLLHLSLMREYIDYEFSPVKDKISFEYDIERIIDDWILMGFLVGNDFIPHLPHLHINHDALPLLYRTYMAILPELGGYINENGHLNLERFEKYLTRLSDFDREHFSEVFVDLKWFESKVGNKYLNEAAGIAAEEARKNKQKKQKAQENSISLAALEKNEGEVTPKTTLEDEPEDDDLFETEFRQYKRTYYMTKMGVEVVSDAFLADQAECYVQAIQWILHYYYHGVQSWSWYYPYHYAPYLSDIHNISELKIKFELGKPFMPFEQLLAVLPAASKDLLPKCYQHLMTSQDSPIIEYYPPDFKTDLNGKQQEWEAVVLIPFIDEKRLLQAMESCNKGLKEEEKRRNTHSACLMYWYDKDAEFQYLSPWPEKFPAIERCHTRYKTIPLNAWHVEITHNKITKINKSALYFCGFPTLKHIKHKFYLKKSGVQVFQQSSHGENMMLEIIVDENSKDQMVENVASSVLGKRVFVNWPHLEEARVVAVSDGETKFYLEEPHGTQKLYMGNAVPPTKVAYVGDKEQSMWVKEVQGISEQYQRRKGIIIHETSVVVYAQLLTGNRYQLNQNGEVYLEKQWSKQVLPFVYQTVVKDIKAFDSRFSSIKTLDDLFPPGSTAFMLGSPYYGCMGEVHDSHDVIPEGRIRVVFNIPCEPQLDTLIQNQHKYSVKYNPAYVLASRLGVSGYLVSRFTGSIFIGRGSKKNPHGDHKANVGLNLKFNKKNEEVPGYTKKVGNEWMYSSAVEQLLAEYLERVPELFNYVAKNSQEDICYEDDIWPGEDENGAEKVQEIVAWLKAHPVSALSRSSCDLQILDAAIVEKIEEEVEKCKQRKSNKKVRVTVKPHLLYRPLEQQKGVVPDRDAEYRLFDRVVNVRENFSVPVGLRGTIIGIKGATRETDVLFEVLFDEEFLGGLTIRNIYYRTVL from the exons ATGGGGGTCCCCAAGTTCTACCGGTGGATCTCGGAGCGGTATCCCTGCCTCAGCCAGGTGCTGAAGGAGCATCAG ATTCCAGAATTTGACAACTTGTACCTGGACATGAATGGCATTATACATCAGTGTTCACATCCAAATGATGACGATGTCCACTTCAGAATCTCAGAAGATAAGATTTTTGCCAATATTTTTCACTATTTGGAAGTACTATTTCGCATTATTAAACCAAGAAAGGTTTTCTTCATGGCAGTTGATGGAGTAGCTCCCAGAGCAAAAATGAATCAGCAGCGTGGGAGACGTTTTAG atcAGCAAAAGAGGCAgaggacaaaataaaaaaagcattgGAAAAGGGAGAAACTCTCCCTACAGAAGCCAGATTTGACTCCAACTGTATTACACCAG gaaCTGAATTCATGGCCAGATTGAATGAGcatcttaaatattttgtaaatatgAAGATTTCCACAGACAAATCCTGGCAAGGAATAACAGTCTACTTATCAGGCCATGAG ACTCCAGGGGAAGGTGAGCATAAAATTATGGAGTTCATCAGATCAGAAAAAGCAAAGCCCCATCATGATCCAAACACAAGACACTGTCTCTATGGCTTAGATGCTGACTTG ATAATGCTGGGATTAACAAGTCATGAGGCACACTTTGCGCTCTTAAGAGAAGAAGTCAGATTTGGTGGTAAAAAGGCTCAAAG AGTATGTGCACCAGAGGAAACCACGTTTCATTTACTGCACTTATCACTGATGAGAGAATATATTGATTATGAATTTTCTCCAGTAAAA GACAAGATTTCTTTTGAATATGATATTGAAAGGATAATAGATGATTGGATCTTAATGGGTTTCCTTGTAGGAAATGATTTTATTCCTCATCTACCTCATTTACACATTAATCATGATGCACTGCCGCTACTTTATAGAACATACATGGCTATCTTGCCAGAACTGGGAG GTTACATCAATGAAAATGGGCATCTGAATTTAGAACGTTTTGAGAAATATCTTACAAGATTGTCAGAT TTTGATCGTGAGCACTTCAGTGAAGTCTTTGTTGACCTAAAATGGTTTGAAAGTAAAGTGGGCAATAAATACCTCAACGAAGCAGCTGGGATTGCAGCAGAGGAAgccagaaaaaataaacaaaagaaacaaaag GCTCAGGAAAATTCTATATCTTTGgctgctttagaaaaaaatgaaggtgAAGTGACCCCTAAAA CCACATTGGAAGATGAACCAGAAGATGATGATCTGTTTGAAACTGAGTTTAGGCAATACAAAAGAACTTACTACATGACTAAAATGGGTGTAGAAGTGGTGTCTGA tgcCTTCTTAGCTGATCAAGCTGAATGTTATGTCCAGGCAATACAATGGATTTTGCATTATTATTACCATGGAGTTCAATCATGGAGCTG GTATTACCCTTACCATTATGCACCTTACCTGTCAGATATTCACAACATCAGTGAACTCAAAATCAAGTTTGAACTTGGAAAACCTTTCATGCCATTTGAACAGCTTCTTGCTGTACTTCCAGCAGCTAGCAAAGATCTGCTACCTAAATGTTACCAG CATTTGATGACTAGTCAAGACTCTCCAATTATAGAATATTATCCACCTGATTTTAAAACTGACCTAAATGGTAAACAGCAGGAATGGGAAGCTGTAGTATTAATCCCGTTTATTGATGAG AAACGACTGCTGCAGGCCATGGAATCCTGTAATAAGGGCTTAAAAGAAGAGGAGAAACGAAGAAACACTCACAGTGCTTGCTTGATGTACTGGTATGACAAAGATGCTGAGTTCCAGTACCTGTCACCATGGCCAGAGAAATTCCCTGCAATAGAACGATGCCACACGAG GTATAAAACAATACCTTTGAATGCTTGGCATGTAGAAATAACCCACAATAAGATAACTAAAATCAACAAGAGTGCACTGTATTTTTGTGGATTTCCTACTTTAAAGCACATTAAGCATAAG TTCTATCTTAAAAAAAGTGGTGTACAAGTGTTTCAGCAAAGCAGCCATGGAGAGAACATGATGTTGGAAATCATAGTTGATGAGAACTCAAAGGACCAG atggtAGAAAATGTTGCCAGTTCAGTACTTGGAAAACGAGTTTTTGTTAACTGGCCCCACCTTGAAGAAGCCAGAGTTGTTGCCGTGTCAGATGGAGAAACTAA GTTTTATTTGGAAGAACCACATGGCACACAGAAGCTTTACATGGGAAATGCAGTGCCCCCAACTAAAGTGGCTTATGTTGGAGATAAGGAGCAAAGCATGTGGGTAAAAGAAGTTCAAGGCATTTCAGAGCA GTaccagagaaggaaaggaataatTATCCATGAAACATCAGTAGTTGTTTATGCTCAGTTACTCACTGGGAATAGATATCAACTTAACCAAAATGGAGAAGTTTATTTGGAAAAACAGTGGTCTAAACAAGTTCTTCCTTTTGTTTACCAAACAGTTGTCAAG GATATCAAAGCCTTTGACTCTCGTTTTTCAAGCATCAAAACTTTGGATGATTTGTTTCCTCCTGGAAGTACAGCCTTCATGCTGGGATCTCCTTACTATGGCTGCATGGGAGAA GTTCATGATTCACATGATGTGATCCCAGAGGGCAGAATCCGGGTAGTTTTTAATATTCCATGTGAACCCCAGCTTGATACTTTAATACAGAACCAGCAT aaatattctgtGAAATACAATCCTGCATATGTTTTGGCCAGCCGTCTTGGAGTAAGTGGATATCTTGTCTCCAGATTTACAGGGAGTATCTTCATTGGAAGAGGATCAAAGAAGAA tcCTCATGGTGATCACAAAGCAAATGTGGGGCTAAACCTGAAGTTcaataagaaaaatgaagaagttCCTGGCTATACTAAGAAAGTTGGAAATGAATGGATGTATTCTTCTGCAGTAGAACAACTACTTGCTGAGTATTTAGAAAG GGTGCCTGAACTATTTAATTATGTAGCCAAGAACAGCCAGGAAGATATCTGCTACGAAGATGACATTTGGCCTGGAGAGGATGAGAATGG AGCTGAGAAAGTGCAAGAAATTGTTGCCTGGTTAAAAGCACATCCTGTGTCTGCTTTGTCTCGCTCGTCTTGTGACTTGCAAATTTTGGATGCAGCCATTGTTGAGAAAATTGAAGAAGAAGTGGAGAAATGCAAG CAGAGGAAGAGCAATAAGAAGGTGCGAGTAACTGTGAAACCCCATTTGCTGTACAGA CCATTAGAACAGCAGAAGGGGGTTGTTCCAGATCGAGATGCAGAATACAGGCTGTTTGACCGTGTTGTCAATGTCAGAGAGAACTTTTCTGTTCCTGTTGGTTTACGAGGCACCATCATTGGAATTAAAGGAg